Proteins co-encoded in one Epinephelus moara isolate mb chromosome 13, YSFRI_EMoa_1.0, whole genome shotgun sequence genomic window:
- the LOC126399677 gene encoding cytochrome c oxidase assembly factor 3 homolog, mitochondrial, with protein sequence MADKTPKESDARVATRIDPTKEGLSKEQLHFIRQVELEQWKKRTQKLRTRNVATGLAIGALVMGIYGYTFYSVSQERIMDEMDEEARRARLQGPKTGAN encoded by the exons ATGGCCGACAAGACGCCGAAGGAGTCCGATGCTCGCGTTGCGACCAGGATAGACCCCACTAAAGAGGGTCTTTCGAAAGAGCAGCTGCATTTTATCCGACAGGTAGAGCTCGAGCAGTGGAAGAAGAGGACACAGAAGCTGCGGACACGAAACGTCGCGACGGGACTCGCCATTGGAGCACTCGTCATGGGCATCT ACGGCTACACATTTTACTCCGTCTCCCAGGAGCGGATCATGGATGAAATGGATGAGGAGGCCAGGCGTGCGAGACTGCAGGGACCGAAGACCGGTGCCAACTGA
- the cntd1 gene encoding cyclin N-terminal domain-containing protein 1, whose amino-acid sequence MAKQFFCSPSENTSFKFREISFDLLTDFLVNLNKRNKDNLNSLSKCSGSFKDRRLTEYILLITKELRLDPLAGYHAIELLQRFMVKHLTDLLTTPTPQGAAADQPGSYEDAVFDKLKEKFPLIVFSCVQLASKLSLHSHIIDNNTAVRFLHAVGHNVTKQTVLESELMVLKGLEFKLNAPNPLTYVEILLEVLGHNEPSIPVERLCQLCHHVLQFVSLQRTAIYDSLLVTTTQCVDPPREQREKFVTVTEDCMLLGVGVIAVAAFILCVREWKQVVEELSHITGISQRSISDFAHVTLMHIVRTSSPVA is encoded by the exons ATGGCGAAACAGTTCTTTTGTTCTCCAAGTGAAAATACAAGTTTTAAGTTTCGAGAAATTTCGTTTGACCTGCTCACAGATTTTCTTGTTAATctcaacaaaagaaacaaagacaacCTCAACAGTTTATCAAAATGTAGCGGCAGCTTCAAAGACAGAAGACTTACGG AATACATCCTCCTGATAACTAAAGAGCTGAGACTTGATCCGCTGGCTGGATACCATGCCATTGAGTTACTTCAAAG GTTCATGGTCAAACACCTTACAGATCTACTGACCACACCCACACCTCAAGGTGCAGCCGCTGATCAACCAGGAAGTTATGAGGATGCTGTGTTTGACAAGCTGAAGGAGAAATTCCCTCTCATTGTTTTCTCCTGTGTGCAGCTGGCAAGCAAACTGTCTTTGCACAGTCAT ATAATCGACAACAACACTGCTGTGCGCTTTCTACATGCAGTCGGTCACAATGTTACCAAGCAGACTGTCTTGGAATCAGAGCTGATGGTCTTGAAAGGGCttgaatttaaattaaatgctCCTAACCCACTGACATATGTGGAAATCCTTCTGGAGGTGCTTG GTCACAATGAGCCATCCATCCCTGTCGAGCGCCTCTGTCAACTGTGCCACCACGTTCTCCAGTTCGTCAGCCTTCAGAGGACTGCCATCTACGACTCCTTGTTAGTCACCACCACTCAGTGTGTCGACCCACCCAGAGAACAGAG AGAGAAGTTTGTGACAGTGACTGAAGACTGCATGCTTCTGGGGGTTGGTGTCATCGCCGTGGCTGCGTTCATCCTTTGTGTCAGAGAATGGAAACAG GTTGTGGAAGAACTGAGCCACATCACAGGAATCTCACAGAGGAGCATCAGCGATTTTGCTCACGTGA